One window from the genome of Epinephelus moara isolate mb chromosome 5, YSFRI_EMoa_1.0, whole genome shotgun sequence encodes:
- the tmem187 gene encoding transmembrane protein 187, which produces MKSALLHVSVPFVLCVALANTRLFDEVKVDLSFDHYAEKVVDYLPGFLAMPCNCLINLGYICTGLYWLLWRGGVQETHESRYMRQVFAFMAVFYGPVQWTRLAMLSRAPAVLDQWLTLPIFAWVPVWISFAELGPAKWPAIHAAALELLSILSYGLALVHERGFEAALGCHVALAVYKGVRVQLAHGDGRTRRYLLLAVLSCAGFVVLKLLDHWLARYRLFQRFTGHFWSKVCDVLQFHFSFCFLTALTHRAQGKTAAQQD; this is translated from the coding sequence ATGAAGTCGGCTCTGCTTCATGTCTCGGTGCCTTTCGTGCTCTGTGTCGCCTTGGCGAACACCCGTCTGTTTGACGAAGTGAAGGTGGACCTGTCCTTTGACCACTATGCAGAGAAGGTGGTTGATTATCTTCCCGGCTTCCTGGCGATGCCCTGTAACTGTCTAATTAACCTGGGTTATATCTGCACGGGACTGTACTGGCTGTTGTGGCGCGGAGGCGTCCAGGAAACGCACGAGAGCAGGTACATGAGACAGGTGTTCGCCTTCATGGCTGTTTTCTACGGTCCCGTGCAGTGGACGCGCCTGGCGATGCTAAGTCGCGCGCCCGCCGTGCTCGATCAGTGGTTGACCTTACCGATCTTCGCCTGGGTTCCGGTGTGGATCAGCTTCGCAGAGCTCGGGCCGGCGAAGTGGCCCGCGATCCACGCGGCAGCACTCGAGCTGCTCTCTATCCTCAGCTACGGGCTGGCGCTGGTGCACGAGCGCGGCTTCGAGGCGGCGCTGGGCTGTCACGTCGCCCTCGCGGTGTACAAAGGAGTTCGCGTGCAGCTGGCGCACGGGGACGGTCGCACGCGGCGATATCTGCTGCTGGCGGTGCTGTCATGTGCGGGGTTCGTGGTGCTGAAGCTGCTGGATCACTGGCTCGCTCGGTACCGGCTCTTCCAGCGGTTCACCGGACACTTCTGGTCCAAAGTGTGCGACGTGCTGCAGTTTCACTTCAGCTTCTGTTTCCTGACcgcactgacacacagagctCAGGGGAAGACTGCAGCACAGCAGGACTGA